A genomic window from Lycium barbarum isolate Lr01 chromosome 4, ASM1917538v2, whole genome shotgun sequence includes:
- the LOC132638158 gene encoding glucan endo-1,3-beta-D-glucosidase-like, with the protein MKFSFLGIRKKPMEKLNVFSCFLVLLFFTSFCQGAPKRWCVVDEWASDVTLAAFLDRACKRGHCVDLQPGKPCYLPLTIRSHASYVLNLLYRTKTRKCPPHLGILKSVDPSYGDCKYP; encoded by the exons ATGAAATTCTCGTTTCTTGGCATAAGGAAAAAACCAATGGAAAAGCTAAATGTATTCTCGTGCTTCCTCGTGTTGTTATTTTTCACCAGTTTTTGTCAG GGAGCTCCAAAGCGGTGGTGTGTGGTAGATGAATGGGCAAGTGATGTCACATTAGCAGCCTTTTTAGACAGAGCATGTAAACGTGGCCACTGTGTGGATTTACAACCTGGAAAACCTTGTTACTTGCCTTTAACAATTCGTAGCCATGCTTCCTATGTTCTCAACCTTCTGTATAGGACAAAAACCAGAAAATGTCCTCCTCATTTGGGCATCCTTAAATCAGTTGATCCCT CTTATGGTGATTGCAAGTATCCATAA
- the LOC132635105 gene encoding uncharacterized protein LOC132635105 has protein sequence MGGHGGLNILPQKRWNVYNFDNREKVKKDEEEAAKEEQLKQAQSRKRDSEYRLEQLRQARGLQSSSSARGPQSSSKHDRHTEEKVQKKDSNHINLFEGIRIFDPVNKVEDDEEKNRRNNNKRAKKVEPPRVITAEDEVYRLGYGIVGKGTKLPWYLEKPKDDEKSDDEDNDDYSRPVKKSNNGKKTVEELRKERLDRERKEKGRERALLMDKNRRDGGFSRRR, from the exons ATGGGAGGGCATGGAGGTCTAAACATCCTCCCACAAAAACGATGGAACGTATACAATTTCGATAACCGAGAGAAAGTGAAAAAAGACGAAGAAGAAGCAGCTAAAGAAGAACAACTCAAACAAGCACAATCTCGTAAACGCGACTCCGAATATCGCCTCGAACAACTCCGTCAAGCGCGTGGCTTACAATCATCATCATCCGCGCGTGGCCCACAATCATCATCTAAACACGACCGTCATACAGAG GAGAAAGTTCAGAAAAAGGATTCTAACCACATCAACTTGTTCGAAGGGATTCGAATTTTCGATCCAGTTAATAAAGTAGAAGATGATGAGGAGAAAAACAGAAGGAATAATAATAAGAGAGCGAAGAAAGTGGAACCGCCTAGGGTTATTACTGCTGAGGATGAGGTTTACAGGTTAGGGTATGGAATTGTTGGTAAAGGAACGAAATTGCCTTGGTATTTGGAGAAACCGAAAGATGATGAAAAGAGTGATGACGAAGATAATGATGATTATTCAAGGCCTGTGAAGAAGAGTAATAATGGGAAGAAGACGGTGGAGGAATTGCGAAAAGAGCGGTTGGACAGAGAGAGGAAGGAGAAGGGAAGAGAAAGAGCTCTGTTGATGGACAAGAATCGAAGAGATGGAGGATTTTCGCGACGAAGATGA
- the LOC132635108 gene encoding vesicle-associated protein 1-1-like: protein MSSGDLLNIEPLDLKFPFELKKQISCSIHLSNNTENHVAFKVKTTNPKKYCVRPNTGIVLPRSTSEVTVTMQAQKEAPSDMQCKDKFLLQSVVATPGIVPKDITQEMFNKEEGRVVDECKLKVIYLPPPSPPSPVAEGSEEGSSPKESMKDNGHQNGSEDKSVISRLMAEKASALQQSNRLRQELELVKRDMTRNRSGGVSFILVIMAGLLGIVLGYVLKRS, encoded by the exons ATGAGCAGTGGAGATCTTCTTAATATCGAACCCCTTGACCTCAAATTTCCCT TCGAGCTGAAGAAGCAGATCTCTTGTTCAATTCATTTGTCAAATAATACTGAAAATCATGTCGCTTTCAAG gtcAAAACTACGAATCCCAAAAAGTATTGTGTTCGACCCAACACAGGAATTGTGTTGCCTCGATCAACTTCTGAAGTTACAG TTACAATGCAAGCTCAGAAGGAGGCCCCTTCTGACATGCAATGCAAGGACAAGTTTCTACTTCAGAGTGTAGTTGCAACTCCTGGCATCGTTCCGAAAGATATTACTCAAGAAATG TTCAATAAGGAGGAAGGACGTGTTGTTGATGAGTGCAAGTTGAAAGTGATTTATCTTCCCCCACCATCGCCACCATCTCCGGTTGCAGAAGGATCAGAAGAAGGTTCTTCACCAAAGGAATCCATGAAAGATAATGGCCATCAGAATGGCTCTGAG GATAAATCAGTTATTTCCAGATTGATGGCTGAAAAAGCTTCTGCCCTTCAGCAGAGCAACAGGCTTCGTCAAGAGCTG GAACTTGTAAAACGTGATATGACTAGAAATCGCAGCGGTGGCGTTTCCTTCATCCTTGTCATCATGGCTGGCTTGCTGGGAATAGTTTTGGGGTACGTTCTCAAAAGGTCATGA
- the LOC132635106 gene encoding 14.7 kDa heat shock protein-like produces the protein MSCSMALSLRKAAGASTLFKFLCPKSHFTTAAPSITRFFSSTSKDQSNSTDPIMVKGAPQEFKMENPFQSAGPKEVLEVDNVKDGILIRVAMPGVGEDGIKVWLEDNTVYFTGRGEIEVESEESGRKYGGSLEFSTDCCKAKQVEAQMKNGILRMVIKGDMGED, from the exons ATGTCTTGTTCAATGGCTCTAAGTCTGAGAAAAGCAGCTGGAGCTTCAACACTCTTCAAATTCCTCTGCCCCAAATCCCATTTTACCACTGCTGCACCTTCAATCACACGCTTTTTTTCTTCCACTAGCAAGGATCAGAGCAACTCTACTGACCCAA TTATGGTAAAGGGtgctccacaagaattcaagatggAGAACCCATTTCAGTCAGCAGGACCAAAGGAGGTGCTAGAAGTGGATAATGTGAAGGATGGTATACTCATAAGAGTGGCAATGCCTGGTGTCGGTGAAGATGGGATTAAGGTATGGTTAGAGGACAACACAGTTTACTTCACTGGCAGAGGAGAAATTGAAGTGGAATCTGAGGAATCAGGGAGGAAATATGGAGGGAGTCTTGAGTTTAGTACTGATTGCTGTAAAGCTAAGCAGGTTGAAGCACAAATGAAGAATGGTATTCTTAGAATGGTAATTAAAGGTGATATGGGAGAAGATTGA
- the LOC132635107 gene encoding small heat shock protein, chloroplastic-like, giving the protein MATSLALRRAAAASTLFSRRVAPSVVRSFNTNTQMTAFDEDDRAVDVDRRDRSVSRRRDAFPTFFSDVFDPFSPPRSVSQLLNMMDQMMDSPFATAPRGMGTGVLPRRGWDVKEDDNALYLKMDMPGLDKENVKVSVEENMLIIKGEGEKESEDEEYRRRYSTRLEIPPNLYKLDGIKAEMKNGVLKVAVPKVKEEERKDVFNVQVE; this is encoded by the exons ATGGCAACTTCACTTGCTCTCAGGAGGGCCGCCGCCGCCTCAACTCTATTCAGCAGGCGTGTTGCTCCCTCTGTTGTCAGATCATTCAATACTAACACTCAGATGACTGCTTTTGATGAAGATGATCGTGCCGTTGACGTTGACCGCCGGGATCGCTCTGTCTCTCGCCGTAGGGATGCTTTCCCTACTTTCTTCTCAG ATGTGTTTGATCCATTTTCACCACCAAGGAGCGTGAGCCAGCTACTAAACATGATGGACCAAATGATGGATTCTCCATTTGCAACAGCACCTCGTGGTATGGGCACCGGAGTCCTACCAAGGAGAGGATGGGACGTGAAGGAGGACGACAACGCTCTGTATTTAAAAATGGACATGCCTGGGCTTGACAAGGAGAACGTAAAGGTTTCAGTTGAGGAGAACATGCTGATTATTAAAGGAGAAGGTGAGAAAGAATCTGAGGATGAAGAGTATAGAAGGAGGTATTCAACTAGGCTGGAAATTCCTCCGAATTTGTACAAATTGGATGGGATTAAGGCAGAGATGAAGAATGGGGTTCTCAAAGTGGCTGTGCCGAAGGTGAAGGAAGAAGAGAGGAAGGATGTTTTCAATGTTCAAGTTGAGTGA
- the LOC132638157 gene encoding heat shock 22 kDa protein, mitochondrial-like gives MAFRTALRRMNTSSTLLYNFLNKSPSSSRAPLTSRFLSYTGSVPVVDSNEESFTINACGGSFVRSEQFPIQRGVCDIYMENPFQISGPRGAYEAKNMEEGMYVRMEMPGIDKEDVKVSINYGHISIKGEGKKESMHEDSGRTYSANIDICSHSYQPQFMQAEMKNGVLRMLIPKSKTPQEVNGSYKIKVK, from the exons ATGGCGTTTCGGACTGCTTTAAGGAGAATGAACACTTCATCAACCCTTCTCTACAACTTCCTCAACAAGTCTCCTTCTTCTTCGAGAGCACCGTTAACTTCTCGTTTCTTAAGCTATACGGGTAGTGTTCCTGTTGTGGATTCCAATGAAGAAAGCTTCACCATTAATGCCTGTGGTGGTTCCTTTGTCCGCTCTGAGCAGTTCCCTATTCAACGCG GTGTATGTGATATATACATGGAAAACCCCTTCCAAATTTCTGGCCCTCGAGGGGCGTACGAGGCCAAGAATATGGAGGAGGGAATGTATGTGAGAATGGAAATGCCGGGTATTGATAAAGAAGATGTGAAGGTGTCGATTAATTACGGGCATATCAGCATAAAAGGTGAAGGAAAAAAGGAGTCTATGCATGAAGACAGTGGGAGAACTTACAGTGCAAACATTGACATCTGTTCGCATTCATATCAACCTCAGTTTATGCAAGCAGAGATGAAGAATGGTGTTCTTAGGATGTTAATCCCTAAGTCTAAGACTCCTCAGGAAGTGAATGGCTCTTATAAGATAAAGGTTAAGTAA